In Tripterygium wilfordii isolate XIE 37 chromosome 15, ASM1340144v1, whole genome shotgun sequence, one DNA window encodes the following:
- the LOC120016685 gene encoding cytochrome P450 CYP736A12-like, translated as MNKPNDHKQDGYIVDRNSIKAIIIDMFIGGYDSTTTSIVWAIAELFMQPNAKNRLQQQLQNVVGTKRMVEETDLSKLSYLDMVLNESFRLHPSAPMLSPREAMEDIKINKYYIPKKSRIVLNIWAIGRDVSVWSNNAEFLPERFMDDNVDARGRDFRLLAVGSGRRGCPAINLGLTITRLTCCGTTCALLRVGATKRDVTN; from the coding sequence ATGAACAAACCAAATGATCATAAGCAAGACGGATATATTGTTGATCGAAATAGTATTAAGGCTATCATTATAGACATGTTTATTGGAGGATATGACAgtacaacaacttcaattgtaTGGGCAATCGCAGAACTGTTCATGCAGCCAAATGCGAAGAACCGTCTTCAACAACAACTCCAAAATGTGGTTGGAACAAAAAGAATGGTGGAGGAGACGGATTTATCAAAATTGAGTTATCTTGATATGGTGCTAAATGAAAGCTTTAGACTCCATCCATCTGCGCCCATGTTATCTCCACGCGAAGCAATGGAAGACATCAAGATCAACAAGTACTACATACCCAAGAAATCGCGGATCGTACTGAATATTTGGGCAATTGGAAGAGATGTAAGTGTATGGTCGAATAATGCGGAGTTCTTGCCAGAAAGGTTCATGGATGACAATGTGGATGCCAGAGGACGTGATTTTCGGCTTCTCGCAGTTGGTTCAGGACGAAGAGGCTGCCCTGCAATAAATCTAGGGTTAACCATCACCAGACTGACTTGTTGTGGGACAACTTGTGCATTGCTTCGAGTAGGAGCGACCAAAAGGGATGTCACCAACTGA